The following are encoded together in the Mesoplodon densirostris isolate mMesDen1 chromosome 2, mMesDen1 primary haplotype, whole genome shotgun sequence genome:
- the ETV3L gene encoding ETS translocation variant 3-like protein yields the protein MHCSCLAEGIPAITSRNFWISGLAFPDWAYKAESSPGSRQIQLWHFILELLQKEEFRHVIAWQQGEYGEFVIKDPDEVARLWGRRKCKPQMNYDKLSRALRYYYNKRILHKTKGKRFTYKFNFSKLIVVNYPLWELRAPPSLHVLLGTPALFRPALVPMGLQSEFLHSRLSTHRAMAEQLAGQRTPQGPPEASGDKKGSGSIVHRLGSTPAPCRLSPCCHLGSPQDKPPSFASFTPPLPPPVPSDWPHLSGPFLPPVPAGQHFPGSSMPDTLLPGPAGAPASRHFPGLPLLAGLAQGAGERLWLSSLRPEGLEVKPDPTMDPREGFSSERQEPYIVEESPVTPNPENFEAVWPLDPT from the exons ATGCACTGCAGCTGCCTGGCTGAGGGCATCCCTGCCATCACCTCCCGTAACTTCTGGATCTCAG GCCTGGCCTTCCCCGACTGGGCCTACAAAGCCGAGTCATCCCCGGGCTCCCGGCAGATCCAGCTATGGCACTTCATCCTGGAGCTGCTGCAGAAGGAGGAGTTCCGCCATGTCATCGCCTGGCAGCAGGGAGAGTACGGGGAATTTGTCATCAAGGATCCAGACGAGGTGGCCCGCCTCTGGGGCCGCAGGAAGTGCAAACCACAGATGAATTATGACAAGCTGAGCCGGGCCCTCAG ATATTACTACAATAAGAGGATCCTGCACAAGACCAAAGGCAAGCGGTTCACTTACAAGTTCAACTTCAGCAAGCTCATCGTAGTCAACTACCCTCTGTGGGAGTTGCGGGCACCGCCCTCCCTCCACGTGCtgctggggacccctgctctgttTCGACCAGCCCTGGTGCCCATGGGTTTACAGAGTGAG TTCCTGCATAGCAGGCTGTCCACCCATCGGGCCATGGCAGAGCAGCTGGCTGGACAGCGGACCCCTCAAGGACCACCAGAGGCCTCCGGGGACAAGAAGGGAAGCGGCAGCATTGTCCACC gacTTGGCTCTACCCCAGCCCCCTGCCGGCTCAGCCCTTGCTGCCATTTGGGGAGCCCCCAAGACAAGCCTCCCAGTTTTGCCTCCTtcacccctcccctgccaccccctGTCCCCTCTGACTGGCCCCACCTCTCAGGGCCTTTTTTGCCCCCTGTCCCCGCAGGGCAGCACTTCCCAGGGTCCTCCATGCCGGACACCCTGCTCCCAGGACCTGCAGGGGCCCCAGCATCCCGGCATTTTCCCGGCCTTCCTCTGTTGGCCGGGCTGGcgcagggggctggggagaggctcTGGCTCTCAAGCCTGAGGCCCGAGGGGCTGGAGGTAAAGCCTGATCCCACGATGGATCCCAGGGAGGGCTTCTCCTCAGAGAGGCAGGAACCCTACATTGTAGAGGAAAGTCCTGTGACCCCCAATCCAGAGAACTTCGAAGCAGTGTGGCCCTTGGATCCTACTTAA